The nucleotide sequence TATTTGAGAGTAATTATAATTGGTGTAGAAATTTAATATTTGTGAGTATGAATAAAAAGCATTTTATGTTCGAGAATTGATTAAGGCTTTATATATATGCCTTTTCTCAAATTGTTTAGAGTGGATGGAATTAGTATCAATTTCCTCAGCCGAAATGCTTACATCATTCAGTTGTTCTTTCGTATCCCATTTGCGTATAAGATTAAGATATTGACGAATACAATGTATAAGTCTTTCGGCTCGTATTGAATGAGAAATAGATAAAAACAATTACAAgtaaattgataaaatgaCGAAAGCGCTGATCTGCCGAAATCAAAACGTAATCTTAACATCTTTTCCCCGGAGATATCAACTTTTTGACCGAGGTTAATCACCGAACGAGCATCTTGTTGAGtatgatcaattttgaCCGCGGTCATATTCTGATTTCTCATTTATGCATGGTGATGGTTAATACAAAGTAAACCCTCGCACCATAAACATGAAGACGCATGCGCATCGTTCAATATCGCGATCATGATGTCGATGCATATGTCATCTGAACGGCAATTATAGTTACTATTAAACCGTTATAGCAGCTGTCAATCTACTCAATCCCCGTTTTATCTCATTCGGATTTCCTCCACTTAAACTCTTAATTTCCATATACAGATTATCAGATTGATTATTCGATGTTTTACCCTTCCTGACTAATAACTTATATAAACCAGAAATTTCCTCATCAGACATGTTAAACGGTATTtctattttcttcaatccGGAAGAAGCATGCAAGGAGTGATAAGGATCTAATCTGGTATACGGGGTGATAGGTTGAGTCGTTGGTAACTTAAGTCCGTCGATTAAAGAAGGAGACAATGGGTTTTTAGGGTCAGAAAGGGATAGAGAAGTCAGGACAGTTCCTTTAGCCTGTGAGGgggaatcaaattgaattagcaTATCATGAATAAAAGACTATAGACTGCAAGAAACTTTTATTCACAAATGACCGTCTACCTGAAACGAAATCTAATGCTAATCTGGGGGTGGATAGATGATATGGCTCAATAGGTGTGTACTCTTGAGTTCGATATTGAGAAGTAGTGAATAGTGTCTGTGCTTCATCTATAGCCCATATAACGGGGAATCTTTTAAACAGACTCGATTATCAGCGCCTTCTTTCGGATACCTGCAAAGAGCAGCAACTGACTGAGTTTGCTTTTCCAATACTGCCATAACCTCATCCAGAACTTTCACAGCTACtctatcatctttactACCCGTAGCTACCAAATCACTCAACTTTGATCCTTTTGAAGCTGTTTTGCCTTGAGCCAATTCAATATCCGAAGTCAACTTGATGGcatctaatttatctttattgaTAGCTAAAAGAGTAGACAAGATTGATTGGGCTGATTGCCATTGGCTGAAGAGTTGAGTTTGGGAATCATAGATATAatgtgaagaagaatttgtcCATTCGGTCGCTATATATAATTGTTAGCTCGGCATTTCTGTGTCTGAAATAACGAGATAAGCGAGCTCACCTTTTGGGTTGAACAATACTATCCACCCGCTCTCTAAGGCATAAGCCACTGTTTGAAGCAATAACATCGATTTACCACTACCCCTTTCGCCAGCTGAAAATCTGTTATCAGCCAAATTACATTTCAGCCGCAAGGAAAAAGCTCACTCAATACGTATCTAGCATCTTTGCTAGATTTCGCTTTTGATCCATCTAATTGTTTAGCCAAGTCTATAGTAGATTGTCTAATTACACTAGCTGGTCCACCATTAGCAGATAGCTATTTTCAGTAACCTTCAATCAGCTGCTTATTCTGCATCAACGCGATCGACAAGTAGCTAAAAGATATAAACTGACTTCTTGTTCCACTTTCTTCGATAATCCAAATAACTTCAACTTATCGAAAGTGGTTTTGGGAAACGTTGTTGGTCTACCGACATTTTCcgatttgaaattgatctgAGAAATGACAAACTTATTAGACTTATGCAGGAAGAGAGAGGTTTAATAAAGCTTACGGGTTGTAATTTTGGATAATCCGATAAATCAGGTACTTGTCCTGCCattgaaaatttcaaaGCTACATTAGATTGACCACTTCCACTACTACCTCCTGTTGTagtttcttttttcttttgattaaATCCCTGTTTAGCATTTTTAGAAGATGCAGTAGCTATATTGtaaaaattccaaattagCGATTCTTAggaggaaaaaaaaaaaggtaaatttgacATAATTTGAACATACCCTTTTTAGGCTTTGCTGCTGCTAAAAcagttgaagatgttgaaataCCCCTTGATAAAGGTGTTGAAGAAAATCGTATTATCGGACGCATattgttttgattgaaCCTGATGAAATATAATGTATATAAACACTTTTGCTAGATGACTTATGACTTTTCCTAAAGACAGGATTATAATGATATACAGTGATACAGTGCAAAGTAGATTTGggataaaaatgaataaaataatgataaaataataaaaagTTGTAAAGTTGTCGCGGATTTTACAGATTTCCAAGTCCACCGGTTCATAATATTTATTTGTGGAATAGTACAAATGTATCAATTTTGCATATAAAGGTCACTGACTATCAACTATTGGTATAATATCAGAGATGGCACCTACGAAATCCGCAAGAACAACAACGGCAAAACCCTACGAAAGACCCTCAACTTCCgctaaaggtaaaggaaaagcCAAAGCCTCTTCGACCGAAGTCAACCTTGGTGCACCTTCGACTTTAGGTCAATCATATaggaaaggaaagaaatcTTGGAGGAAGAACATTGATATAAGgaatgaagaggaagctTTAGAGAAAGgtagagaagaagagagagTCACTGGGTGAGCTATGTGTCATTTCATTCACGATGATGATTAGCTCACAAATTGCTATTTTACAGTGGCCCAATAGCGCAAAAATccaataatgatttattcaCTGTTGATGTAGTCGGTGATGTTgaaggtaagtcagctCCATTAATCATATAATGCGTATATAGTGTACTTACTCATACTCCTAAAGTTGGTAAAAGGGCAAGAAGAGCGCATAAACCGCTTAGATCATTAGCAATTTTAAACGAACGTTCAGCTGTCCCATCTCTCACTTcaaaaccttcttcatcttcatctgccaagaaaaccaaaatcCACATTTCATCAGCAGAGAAAGAACGATTACGCAGGATAGCCAGGAAGACAACTACTCATCCTGATGAAATCACTACTTCAGCTGAAATACGTAAGATTGATCCTAGCGAAAGTAAAGATGTTTgggtagaagaagaagaaattaaagtaaaaggtggatttggagaagaaacaataataaaaaaacaaattaaagTACCAACAACATTAAAAAAGCAAAGagaaatttatttaaattcacaagttgaaaatggtattcatcttgaaattCCAAAAGGTGGAGTATCTTATAATCCAACACTTGAATCtcatcaaaaattaataaatgaAGCTTTAAAtgaggaaaaagaaatactaagaagagaagaattggatttgaagagaattgaagaattaggagAAGTTGTAAAagcaagaaaagaaaattggaaaCCTTCAGAATTTGCAGAAGGTATGAAAGTTGGACCAGGTGAAGATTTAGagggtgaagatgaaaatgatgatgaagaagaagaaattataattaaaaaacaaagtaaaagaaaaacaacaGCACAAAGAAATAAAGCATTAAGAAATAAATTAGCACAAAAAGcaattaaagatgaattattaaaaaataaattaaataattcaattggttctgtaaattcttttaaaaaagaaattgaaaaaaaattaaatgaacaaaaagaaaaagaattaaaattaaaattattaaaacgaaagaatgaaaaattaggtTTAATAATTAAACAAGGtgaaaaaattggaaaatataaattaaataaagatCGAATTCAAGTTcaattaggtgaagatttAGCTGAAAGTTTAAGACAAGTTAAAGTGagagtttttttttttttcaaaaaaaaagaaaatcttttttcaattcgtttcaaaaaaaacaaaattagTTTTGTTAACtctttttacttttttattattagcCTGAAGGAAATTTATTCAAAGATAGATTTTTAGCTTTACAAAAGAGAGCATTAATTGAACCTAGAGTACCTATAttgtaagttgatttttttccaatataaatcaacttcatctagaaattggaattatctgacattttattttttgataattaCTATAGACCTAAGAAACGAGTTACGAAATTTaaagaatatgaaaaaCATGCATATAAGAGATTCCATTagattttttttcttttcttttcttttctttttttttacttttcattttttttctttatcatttagGATTTTTATTATATGATCTTTAAATTATAGTCTTTCTTAATTGGGACACAATATATGTATGTAAAAATATTACTATGCATCGATATTCGCATAATCagaaatttgttttttttaattttgaacaTAATTATCGTGGGTAAAATGAATGCTTTGTAAATTCAAGCGAAGGAATGGTCTTTCGAAATTTaatttgaacttgattGTGGACATAAaacttttctttttatctCTCGATATGATCTTGAGAAGAATAATAAGAATACTCAAGTGTAGGTGTTCGTTAAGgtttttttataaaatttatttaaattatgtattaaagataaaataaattttgCATATTACATAtcaaaaataattttttatttgatacAAACAACAAAAAAATTGTAACATGATACTTACTTAGTATTTATGAAAAGAACAAATGACAAGAACAAAAAAAACctaaaaaatttaaagaagTATTTTATGAAATCAccaaaaaaattatattttgaatttttttaatcATAACTTTCAATCGGAAATTgttaatgatttataatttaatttttacaattatttatttattaattaccattattattattattattattaataatattcgtattattattttcattaatggatgtattatcatttgttgaaaaatttgataaatctaaattacctaaataATTTGGATCATTTAATTGACTTTCCCAAccatttaataa is from Kwoniella pini CBS 10737 chromosome 1, complete sequence and encodes:
- a CDS encoding mitochondrial 37S ribosomal protein mS29 — protein: MRPIIRFSSTPLSRGISTSSTVLAAAKPKKATASSKNAKQGFNQKKKETTTGGSSGSGQSNVALKFSMAGQVPDLSDYPKLQPINFKSENVGRPTTFPKTTFDKLKLFGLSKKVEQELSANGGPASVIRQSTIDLAKQLDGSKAKSSKDARYVLTGERGSGKSMLLLQTVAYALESGWIVLFNPKATEWTNSSSHYIYDSQTQLFSQWQSAQSILSTLLAINKDKLDAIKLTSDIELAQGKTASKGSKLSDLVATGSKDDRVAVKVLDEVMAVLEKQTQFPVIWAIDEAQTLFTTSQYRTQEYTPIEPYHLSTPRLALDFVSGRRSFAKGTVLTSLSLSDPKNPLSPSLIDGLKLPTTQPITPYTRLDPYHSLHASSGLKKIEIPFNMSDEEISGLYKLLVRKGKTSNNQSDNLYMEIKSLSGGNPNEIKRGLSRLTAAITV